One genomic window of Candidatus Pseudobacter hemicellulosilyticus includes the following:
- the bioA gene encoding adenosylmethionine--8-amino-7-oxononanoate transaminase, with product MQETLTSRDQQVIWHPFTPQKYMPAPIPITRGEGIYLVDADGRRYLDAISSWWVTIHGHAHPYIAEKIYQQALTLEQVIFAGFTHEPAVSLAERLLPLLPGPFARVFYSDNGSTAVEVALKMAVQYWWNQGQPQRNKILAFKEAYHGDTFGAMSVSGRSIFTQAFNDKLFEVIFLDTPSPLGHEDPPEAAAHRRQQLEQLPWDQVACFIYEPLVQGAGGMRMHRPEGLDLLLAACRQQGVLCIADEVMTGFGRTNQLFASHWLQHSPDIICLSKGLTGGTLPLGITACKDFLYEAFVQDDKLKTLWHGHSFTANPLACAASLASLDLLLDPACTRQRAMISRMQETFLDTLAGSSLPVRNGRCTGTLLAFEVIQEKDGYLNTISADITRKALDKGVFLRPLGNTLYLMPPYCITEPELKYVYEVILEILYGL from the coding sequence ATGCAGGAAACACTGACCAGCAGGGACCAACAGGTGATCTGGCACCCATTTACCCCACAAAAATACATGCCGGCGCCCATACCCATCACCCGGGGCGAAGGAATTTACCTGGTGGACGCCGACGGCCGCCGCTACCTGGACGCCATCAGCAGCTGGTGGGTCACCATCCATGGCCATGCCCACCCCTATATTGCCGAAAAGATCTACCAGCAGGCCCTTACGCTGGAGCAGGTCATTTTTGCCGGTTTTACCCATGAGCCGGCCGTTTCCCTGGCCGAAAGGCTGCTGCCCCTCCTGCCCGGCCCCTTTGCCCGCGTTTTTTACTCGGACAACGGCTCCACCGCCGTAGAGGTAGCCCTCAAGATGGCCGTTCAGTACTGGTGGAACCAGGGGCAGCCGCAGCGCAACAAGATCCTGGCCTTCAAAGAGGCCTACCATGGGGATACCTTTGGCGCCATGAGCGTCAGCGGCCGCAGCATCTTTACCCAGGCCTTTAATGATAAACTGTTTGAGGTCATCTTCCTGGATACCCCCAGCCCCCTGGGTCACGAGGATCCTCCCGAAGCCGCGGCCCACCGCCGGCAGCAGCTGGAACAGCTGCCCTGGGACCAGGTGGCCTGTTTTATTTATGAGCCGCTGGTACAGGGCGCAGGCGGCATGCGGATGCACCGCCCCGAAGGACTGGACCTGCTCCTGGCCGCCTGCCGGCAACAGGGTGTATTGTGTATAGCGGATGAGGTAATGACAGGTTTTGGACGAACCAACCAGCTCTTCGCCTCCCACTGGCTGCAGCATAGCCCCGATATCATCTGCCTGTCCAAAGGGCTGACAGGCGGCACCCTGCCCCTGGGCATCACGGCCTGCAAGGATTTTCTCTACGAGGCCTTCGTGCAGGACGATAAGCTCAAGACCCTCTGGCATGGCCATTCCTTTACAGCCAATCCTCTGGCCTGCGCCGCTTCCCTGGCCAGCCTGGACCTGCTGCTGGACCCGGCCTGCACCAGGCAGCGGGCCATGATCAGCCGGATGCAGGAAACTTTTCTTGACACACTGGCGGGCAGCAGCCTGCCCGTCCGGAACGGGCGTTGCACCGGCACCCTGCTGGCCTTTGAGGTCATCCAGGAAAAGGACGGCTACCTCAATACCATCAGTGCGGACATCACCCGGAAAGCGCTGGACAAAGGCGTATTCCTTCGCCCCCTGGGCAATACCCTGTATTTAATGCCGCCTTATTGTATTACGGAACCCGAATTGAAATATGTGTACGAAGTGATCCTGGAGATTTTGTACGGATTGTAA
- a CDS encoding TlpA disulfide reductase family protein — protein sequence MKRKILSLLALSPLCVLAQSTNFSISGKIGKLNAPATLYIDYSGNGAGGSDSVVLNNGTFLLKGKTAGVTLVRMALDHDGGGKDKAVYTGDVDYFYFGEGENLQINGKDSLAHAVFTGSPVWTAHQQYKKDIDGTFIEITKIMNAKARAATPEQQQDTAFGSALNKEFRDRLKKMHDLQLVYARKNPGSYFSVVALTEVAGMDAANPEVKELFPALDKKLQQTDAGIALKQRIDAVSLTAIGKPAPEFTQQTVEGKQVSLSAYKGKYVLVEFWASWCGPCRAENPNLLAQYQLYKDKGFDILSVSLDDKKDKWVKAIKEDALPWTHVSDLKGWSNAAGRLYGVTGVPASFLIGPDGKVVGKNLRGESLNKKLADLFAN from the coding sequence ATGAAACGAAAGATCTTGTCCCTGCTTGCTTTGAGCCCGCTTTGTGTGCTGGCCCAGTCCACTAATTTTTCCATTTCCGGTAAGATCGGGAAGCTGAATGCGCCCGCTACACTGTACATTGATTATTCCGGCAACGGAGCCGGTGGTTCCGATTCCGTAGTCCTGAACAACGGGACTTTTTTATTGAAAGGAAAAACAGCCGGCGTCACCCTGGTCCGCATGGCGCTGGACCATGACGGCGGCGGCAAGGACAAAGCCGTGTACACGGGCGATGTGGATTATTTCTATTTCGGCGAAGGCGAAAACTTACAGATCAATGGGAAGGATTCGCTGGCCCATGCCGTCTTCACCGGCTCCCCCGTATGGACGGCCCACCAGCAATACAAAAAGGATATAGACGGTACGTTCATCGAGATCACGAAGATCATGAATGCAAAGGCAAGAGCGGCAACGCCGGAACAGCAGCAGGATACGGCTTTCGGATCGGCGCTGAATAAGGAGTTCCGCGACCGGCTGAAAAAGATGCACGACCTTCAGCTGGTCTATGCACGGAAAAATCCCGGATCTTATTTCAGTGTGGTGGCCCTGACGGAAGTGGCTGGTATGGATGCCGCCAACCCGGAAGTAAAAGAGTTGTTCCCGGCGCTGGATAAAAAGCTGCAGCAGACAGACGCTGGTATCGCTTTAAAGCAGCGTATTGATGCGGTCTCGCTCACTGCTATCGGTAAGCCTGCGCCTGAATTTACGCAGCAGACGGTAGAAGGGAAACAGGTCTCCCTGTCCGCCTACAAAGGAAAATATGTGCTGGTGGAATTCTGGGCCAGCTGGTGCGGCCCCTGCCGTGCAGAAAACCCCAACCTGCTGGCGCAATACCAGCTGTACAAGGATAAGGGTTTCGATATCCTCAGTGTTTCCCTGGACGACAAAAAAGATAAATGGGTAAAAGCCATCAAAGAAGATGCCCTGCCCTGGACGCATGTGTCTGATCTCAAGGGCTGGTCAAACGCTGCCGGCCGGCTGTATGGGGTTACCGGGGTGCCGGCCAGTTTCCTGATCGGGCCGGATGGGAAAGTAGTAGGCAAGAACCTGCGCGGCGAAAGCCTGAATAAAAAGCTGGCGGACCTGTTTGCCAACTGA
- the queG gene encoding tRNA epoxyqueuosine(34) reductase QueG — MDLARKYTAFVKAQAQRLGFSYCGVARAQPLDQDARRLEAWLHQGRHGSMGYMENYFDLRIDPTRLVPGARSVITLMLNYYPEQEQQEEAPKIAKYAYGKDYHEVIRAKLNELLALMRREIGEVQGRGFVDSAPVLERAWAQRSGLGWIGRNGNLIHKEAGSFFFLATLITDVALDYDDPYAKDYCGTCRKCIDACPTDAILEDKVIDGSRCISYFTIELKNQLIPENMEGKWDDWLFGCDTCQDVCPWNRFSRATTETEFTAIPELLNFTTGQWEELTEEAFKTIFRHSPLKRSKYAGIQRNLRFLNHQTGQ; from the coding sequence ATGGATCTTGCCCGGAAATATACCGCATTTGTCAAAGCCCAGGCCCAGCGCCTGGGCTTCAGCTATTGTGGCGTTGCCAGGGCCCAGCCCCTGGACCAGGACGCCCGCCGGCTGGAAGCCTGGCTGCACCAGGGCCGCCATGGCAGCATGGGGTATATGGAGAATTACTTCGACCTGCGGATAGATCCCACCAGACTGGTGCCCGGCGCCCGCTCGGTGATCACCCTGATGCTGAACTATTACCCTGAACAGGAACAGCAGGAGGAAGCCCCCAAAATTGCCAAGTATGCCTATGGTAAGGATTATCATGAAGTGATCCGCGCCAAGCTCAATGAATTACTGGCATTAATGCGGCGGGAGATCGGGGAAGTGCAGGGCCGCGGCTTTGTGGATTCCGCACCGGTACTGGAACGCGCCTGGGCGCAAAGATCAGGCCTGGGATGGATAGGCCGCAACGGCAACCTGATCCATAAGGAAGCCGGCTCCTTTTTTTTCCTGGCCACCCTGATCACTGATGTAGCGCTTGATTACGATGATCCCTATGCGAAAGATTATTGCGGCACCTGCCGCAAATGTATTGACGCCTGCCCTACAGATGCTATCCTGGAGGATAAAGTGATCGATGGCAGCCGCTGTATCTCCTATTTTACCATTGAACTGAAGAACCAGCTGATCCCGGAAAACATGGAAGGGAAATGGGACGACTGGCTCTTTGGCTGTGATACCTGCCAGGACGTATGCCCCTGGAACCGCTTCAGCCGCGCTACCACAGAAACTGAATTCACGGCCATCCCCGAATTATTAAACTTTACCACCGGCCAGTGGGAGGAACTGACAGAAGAAGCTTTTAAAACTATCTTCCGCCATTCCCCCCTCAAACGCTCCAAATATGCAGGTATCCAGCGAAACCTGCGCTTCCTGAATCACCAGACTGGTCAGTGA
- a CDS encoding RagB/SusD family nutrient uptake outer membrane protein, which produces MQKIYMLLLLVLSLSSCKKWLDLQPETEIAKDELFKTQEGFQEAINGIYTHCTDGALYGNELSFGFLDVMAQNYSFESYNDGWNYIPTSQFKYKNEYFIERSDRVWAGLYKGIVNANLILENIDKDKTIFTDNNYGVIKGEALALRAYLHFDLFRMYGSYAAASKTGIPYVSTYSNKVTALSSADEVMNNVLTDLEAAKALLRTSDSILSPGYLVNYPLVRDSSTERSARSLFHQNRRHRLNYYAVCGELARAYLYKGDKPNALLNAEEVIRSNKFAWTSQTQFLHVDNKEIDRIGYKELIFAWQINKRKDEVTTRFEGSSGKFNILEDPLKFIYESGGSGSVGGEDLRLKQWFQPIGDKRYNLIKYMRNPNARDEDSTGNKHPLMAPAIRLSEMHYIAAEAIYESNPAKALEYLTKVRNVRGIGTPLQVSSYEQMIQELLKDARKEWFGEGQLFYMYKRLNRGIVGQVGSLTPPSKEVFILPLPNNEIEFGGR; this is translated from the coding sequence ATGCAAAAAATATACATGCTGCTGTTGCTGGTTTTGTCCCTTTCTTCCTGCAAGAAGTGGCTGGACCTGCAACCGGAAACAGAGATCGCCAAGGATGAGCTGTTCAAGACGCAGGAGGGTTTCCAGGAAGCTATCAATGGCATCTATACCCATTGTACGGATGGCGCCCTGTACGGCAACGAACTGAGCTTCGGCTTCCTTGATGTCATGGCCCAGAACTATAGCTTTGAAAGCTATAATGATGGCTGGAACTATATTCCCACTTCCCAGTTCAAATACAAGAACGAGTATTTCATTGAAAGGTCGGACAGGGTATGGGCAGGCCTGTACAAAGGCATTGTCAACGCCAACCTGATCCTGGAGAATATAGATAAGGACAAGACCATCTTTACGGACAATAACTACGGGGTGATCAAAGGCGAAGCCCTGGCGCTGCGGGCCTACCTGCATTTTGACCTGTTCCGGATGTACGGCTCCTATGCCGCCGCCAGCAAAACAGGTATTCCCTATGTCAGCACCTATTCCAATAAGGTAACTGCCCTTTCTTCGGCTGATGAAGTGATGAACAATGTGCTCACTGACCTGGAAGCCGCCAAGGCATTGCTGCGGACCAGTGATTCCATTTTAAGCCCCGGTTACCTGGTGAACTATCCCCTGGTGCGGGATTCTTCTACGGAAAGAAGCGCGCGTTCCCTGTTCCACCAGAACCGCAGGCACCGCCTCAATTACTATGCAGTATGTGGGGAGCTGGCCCGTGCTTATCTCTACAAGGGAGATAAACCCAATGCCCTGCTCAATGCGGAGGAAGTGATCCGGTCCAATAAGTTTGCCTGGACCAGCCAGACGCAGTTCCTGCATGTGGACAACAAGGAAATTGACCGGATCGGCTACAAGGAGCTGATCTTTGCCTGGCAGATCAATAAACGCAAGGATGAGGTCACCACCCGCTTTGAAGGAAGCTCCGGAAAATTCAATATCCTGGAGGATCCCCTCAAATTCATTTATGAAAGTGGTGGCTCCGGCAGTGTGGGCGGGGAAGACCTGCGCCTGAAGCAATGGTTCCAGCCAATAGGGGATAAGCGTTATAACCTGATCAAATACATGCGTAATCCCAACGCCCGGGATGAAGATTCCACCGGCAATAAGCACCCGCTGATGGCCCCGGCCATCCGCCTCAGTGAAATGCATTATATAGCTGCCGAAGCCATCTATGAAAGCAACCCGGCCAAAGCCCTGGAATACCTTACCAAGGTCAGGAATGTGCGGGGCATTGGTACTCCCTTACAGGTGTCCAGCTATGAGCAGATGATCCAGGAGCTGCTGAAGGACGCCCGCAAGGAATGGTTTGGCGAGGGACAGCTGTTCTATATGTACAAAAGGCTGAACAGGGGCATTGTAGGACAGGTAGGAAGCCTGACCCCTCCTTCCAAAGAGGTGTTCATTCTGCCCCTGCCCAATAACGAAATTGAATTTGGCGGCCGGTAG
- a CDS encoding serine hydrolase — protein MSLKTKQICLHCSLVAFFLLLLQSTSAQVDTAAISQLLQKNQKQLSSNVAALVWKDGKVIYQKELGEYFTSKIQAPAGMASQWLTAAVVMAVVADGKLSLDDEVGKYLPVMKSYMKGYITIRHCLANITGIENEKSLAKILNRRSAETLEDEVAKNIAPREIINNTGKEFHYGGLGPSIAARVVEIVTRKSFERVAQEKIFRPLKMKNTNFGNDGRAPYAAGGAVTTANDYLNFLIMLLNKGQFEGKQVLSEQAIAEIEKAQMSGLPVKFMPKPMEGSEYGLGVFIQENGKLISSPGFNGVWPWIDRCRNYAFILLPGAPLNDPRKELADQLRQLLEAGISCQ, from the coding sequence ATGTCACTAAAAACCAAGCAAATCTGTCTCCATTGCAGTCTGGTGGCCTTTTTCCTGCTATTGTTGCAGTCTACCAGCGCACAGGTCGATACCGCCGCTATCAGTCAGTTATTACAAAAAAATCAGAAGCAACTCAGCAGCAATGTGGCGGCCCTGGTGTGGAAGGATGGAAAGGTTATTTACCAGAAAGAACTGGGTGAATATTTTACCAGCAAAATCCAGGCCCCCGCCGGCATGGCTTCCCAATGGCTGACCGCAGCCGTGGTGATGGCGGTGGTAGCCGACGGGAAATTATCGCTGGACGATGAGGTAGGCAAATACCTGCCCGTCATGAAAAGTTATATGAAAGGCTATATCACCATCCGGCATTGCCTGGCCAATATAACCGGTATTGAGAACGAAAAAAGCCTGGCCAAAATACTGAACCGCAGATCAGCGGAGACCCTGGAAGATGAAGTGGCCAAAAACATCGCTCCCCGGGAGATCATCAACAATACGGGCAAGGAATTCCATTATGGCGGCCTGGGTCCCAGCATTGCCGCCCGTGTGGTGGAGATAGTGACCAGGAAATCCTTTGAGCGGGTGGCCCAGGAAAAGATCTTCCGGCCACTGAAAATGAAGAATACCAATTTCGGGAATGATGGCCGGGCGCCCTATGCCGCCGGCGGGGCCGTTACTACCGCCAACGACTACCTGAATTTCCTGATCATGCTGCTCAACAAGGGGCAGTTTGAAGGCAAGCAGGTCCTCAGCGAACAGGCCATTGCAGAAATAGAGAAAGCACAGATGAGCGGGCTGCCTGTTAAGTTCATGCCCAAACCCATGGAAGGCAGTGAATATGGCCTGGGCGTATTTATACAGGAAAACGGGAAGCTGATCAGCAGTCCGGGCTTTAATGGCGTATGGCCCTGGATAGACCGCTGCCGCAATTATGCCTTTATCCTGCTGCCCGGCGCCCCGCTGAATGATCCCAGGAAAGAGCTGGCCGACCAGCTCCGGCAGCTCTTAGAGGCCGGTATCAGCTGCCAGTAG
- a CDS encoding DUF4843 domain-containing protein: protein MKKIVLIALPLFLFFACKKAEEQKYDSRDNIYLDLYGSNRDSILYTFAYTPEIQADTLGIPVRIAGLRTDTSAGTEDREFILKAELDSSTAVPGKHFKALESVYHIKKGTGYTEVPLIIYNTDPLLQEQSVTLHFRLYSSKDFGVNIPKLVFGKLVLSSKLERPGFWGMWFGDYYSRTKHEIFLITTGKRELSTEGLDAPMNLYFVSLVNSFLADPARWVEKNPAKGYVLEADGSGRYYFYNVANPTKKMLYRLNEQANKYYFIDENGKEVI from the coding sequence ATGAAGAAAATTGTTTTAATCGCGCTGCCGCTGTTCCTGTTCTTTGCCTGTAAAAAGGCTGAGGAGCAGAAATACGACAGCCGTGATAATATATATCTTGATCTCTATGGCAGTAACCGGGATAGTATACTCTATACTTTTGCCTACACACCCGAGATACAGGCTGATACACTGGGCATACCGGTTCGCATTGCAGGATTGAGAACGGATACCAGTGCCGGTACGGAAGACCGGGAATTCATTCTGAAGGCAGAGCTGGATTCTTCCACAGCTGTTCCTGGTAAGCATTTCAAGGCTTTAGAGTCCGTGTATCATATCAAAAAAGGAACAGGCTATACGGAAGTGCCACTGATCATCTACAATACGGATCCTTTATTGCAGGAGCAATCCGTAACCCTGCATTTCCGCTTATATTCTTCCAAAGATTTTGGCGTCAATATCCCCAAGCTGGTCTTCGGCAAGCTAGTATTGTCCAGCAAACTGGAGCGTCCGGGTTTCTGGGGCATGTGGTTCGGCGATTATTATTCCCGCACCAAGCATGAGATCTTCCTGATCACCACCGGCAAGCGGGAACTGAGTACGGAAGGGCTGGACGCCCCTATGAACCTCTACTTCGTGAGCCTGGTCAATTCTTTCCTGGCGGATCCTGCCCGCTGGGTGGAAAAGAACCCGGCAAAAGGCTATGTGCTGGAAGCGGACGGAAGCGGCAGGTATTATTTTTATAACGTTGCCAACCCAACGAAAAAGATGCTCTACCGGTTGAATGAGCAGGCCAACAAGTATTATTTCATTGACGAGAATGGCAAGGAAGTCATCTAA
- a CDS encoding PKD-like family lipoprotein yields MRSYIITLCCLTALLTGCFKDKGNYDYNLPEAPQVVLDSVYNVFVGDSLIVEPEISFLSKDSLSFEWRIGVPDPDIEDVVDSGSTMRVRFGLGAQRYQTKLTITNEVNGMKYFHYFIVSGKTAFSSGTVILSEENGLAQVSFIKPDGTVQPGIYTIVNPEDALPTEPTQLLAVPEARLPGTVRRYWVFGKSGAHTGVEIDANTFRKTRFLADLFFDPPATILPEKMFANPQGVITGVVNGRLQAGTTNTWDQAPTYGMFGLGASGDYELSPELVFNYLGVYGPGNYIGFDKLKKQFVRINLYGDPTFFGPAYTVVGDAFNPLSLGMDLEKVIQINGGLCYAYARSGGVLQELKFNTNFNGPFEFTPMLKRAFLRPELLTATTLWASTPNEVIYFSSGDKVYRYNPSNDDFRVLNTSFNGKAITMLKVLTDNVTLAVGVEGSLYYLNINTGVYGDLLQKIDGLPGKVLDQASRNQ; encoded by the coding sequence ATGCGTTCCTATATAATCACTCTCTGCTGCCTGACCGCCCTGCTGACGGGCTGTTTCAAGGATAAAGGCAACTACGACTATAACCTGCCGGAAGCGCCCCAGGTAGTGCTGGACAGCGTCTATAATGTTTTTGTAGGCGATAGCCTGATCGTGGAGCCGGAGATCAGTTTTCTCAGCAAGGATTCCCTCAGCTTTGAATGGCGGATCGGGGTGCCTGATCCGGATATTGAAGATGTGGTGGACTCCGGCAGTACCATGCGGGTCCGTTTTGGCCTGGGCGCCCAGCGTTACCAGACCAAGCTGACCATCACCAACGAGGTGAACGGCATGAAATATTTCCATTATTTTATTGTCAGTGGTAAAACGGCTTTTTCTTCCGGTACCGTGATCCTGTCGGAAGAGAACGGACTGGCCCAGGTATCCTTTATTAAGCCGGATGGTACGGTGCAGCCCGGCATCTATACTATTGTGAATCCCGAGGATGCCCTGCCCACTGAGCCCACCCAGCTGCTGGCTGTCCCCGAAGCCCGCCTGCCGGGAACAGTGCGGCGTTACTGGGTATTCGGGAAAAGTGGCGCCCATACCGGTGTGGAGATAGATGCCAATACTTTCCGCAAGACGAGGTTCCTGGCTGATCTGTTCTTTGATCCGCCGGCTACCATCCTGCCGGAAAAAATGTTCGCCAACCCACAGGGTGTCATCACCGGTGTGGTGAACGGCCGCCTCCAGGCAGGTACTACCAATACCTGGGACCAGGCGCCTACCTATGGTATGTTTGGTCTCGGCGCCTCCGGCGATTATGAACTGTCTCCTGAGCTGGTGTTCAATTACCTGGGTGTTTATGGCCCGGGCAACTATATCGGGTTTGATAAGCTCAAAAAGCAGTTTGTCCGTATCAACCTCTATGGTGATCCCACTTTCTTTGGTCCGGCCTATACGGTGGTGGGCGATGCTTTCAATCCCCTCAGCCTGGGCATGGACCTGGAAAAGGTTATCCAGATCAATGGCGGTCTCTGTTATGCCTATGCCCGTTCCGGCGGCGTCCTGCAGGAGCTGAAGTTCAATACCAATTTCAATGGTCCTTTTGAATTCACGCCGATGCTTAAACGCGCATTCCTGCGTCCCGAACTGCTCACAGCTACTACGCTCTGGGCCTCCACGCCCAATGAAGTGATCTATTTTTCTTCCGGCGATAAAGTGTACCGCTATAATCCTTCCAATGATGATTTCCGTGTCCTCAATACCAGCTTCAATGGTAAGGCCATCACTATGCTGAAAGTGCTGACCGATAACGTTACGCTGGCTGTTGGTGTGGAAGGATCCCTGTATTACCTGAATATCAATACCGGTGTGTATGGCGATCTGCTGCAGAAAATAGACGGCTTGCCTGGTAAAGTGCTGGATCAGGCTTCCCGCAATCAATAA
- a CDS encoding RNA polymerase sigma factor, with protein MDYSRLVKECIKGRPAAQQQLYEHFAESMLGVCYRYTKSMADAEDVLQEGFIKVFMHLGQFKSEGELGGWIRRIMVNTALNYLKKNSRYQNDLSFSDAGLHPVSGDNPEVLLNAKDLAELVRQLPTGYQTIFNMHAVEGFSHVEIGKILGINEGTSRSQYARARGLLINWLKKQSMEESKHESYVRP; from the coding sequence ATGGACTATAGCAGGCTGGTAAAAGAATGTATCAAGGGGCGACCCGCTGCCCAACAACAGCTCTACGAGCATTTTGCCGAGAGTATGTTGGGGGTTTGCTATCGCTATACCAAGTCCATGGCCGATGCGGAAGACGTGCTCCAGGAGGGCTTTATCAAGGTCTTCATGCACCTGGGCCAGTTCAAGTCCGAGGGCGAGCTGGGCGGCTGGATCCGGCGGATCATGGTCAATACGGCCCTGAACTACCTGAAAAAGAACAGTCGCTACCAGAACGACCTCAGCTTTTCAGATGCCGGGTTACACCCGGTATCAGGCGATAACCCCGAGGTATTGCTCAATGCCAAAGACCTGGCCGAGCTGGTCCGCCAGCTGCCAACCGGTTACCAGACCATTTTCAATATGCATGCGGTAGAGGGATTTTCCCATGTGGAGATCGGGAAGATCCTGGGGATCAACGAGGGCACTTCGCGGTCCCAGTATGCCCGCGCACGTGGCTTGCTGATCAATTGGTTGAAAAAACAATCGATGGAAGAATCTAAACATGAATCGTATGTCCGACCTTGA